The DNA sequence CATCCAGTTGCTAACGCCGAAACGTGGCAAGTGGGATGCGTCGAAAATTCGCTATATCGGACGATTCGCACCAGCTAACGCCGCCTTTGCCGTTCGTAAGGGTTCCCCTGCCCCTACGATTGATGCAATGCGCAAAACACAATCGATTGCAGGTTGCACCGGTAAATCGGCGCGAAGTGCTCAAATGCCAGCGGTTTTGAAAAATGTCGCTGGAATGAAATTTAAACTGATCTGTGGCTATAAGGGCTCCAAGAAAGCAACGCTTGCTCTGTTACGCGGCGAGGTCGATATGGTTTCCAAGAACTGGGCATCTTGGAAATCTGGCGATGGCGCTGAATTGGCCGCTGGCAACATCAAGATCGTTTTGCAAGCTGGCCTGAAACGCGATCCAGACCTGCCGAACGTTCCTTTGATGCAGGAAATTGTTTCTGATCCGAAGTCTAAGGAAATTCTCACGTTTGTTTCCTCTGGCGCACCAATCGGTCGGTCTTTGATGGCCAAGCCTGGCGTTCCTGACAACGTTGTTAACGCGTTGCGGGCAGCGTTCCAGAAAATGATCAAAGATAAAGCGTTCTTGGCCGATGCGGCGAAGCGCAAAGCGATCATTAACCCGGCATCTGGCGAAGAAGTTGAGAAGGTCAACCGTGCGATCTTCAAGGCCGACCCGGCCCTCATCAAAGCCGCCCGGGCTGCGATCAGCACCAAGGGTGCCAAGAGCATCCGGAAGAAGAAAAAGAAATAGGGACTGATAATACTGGCCGAGGTAATTCATTGCCTCGGTCGGTTTCCCTTTCTCCCCACAACCAAATTCACGTGAGTTCCCATGGGTGAAGTTGTTGAACTTGGCTTAACGCCATTGCATCACGAAGTGGCTTCGCTGCGCATAAAAATCATCGAAGCCCTCCGCCAAGCGATTGAGCAAGGTGTGCTGCAACCGGGTGCCCGACTGGTCGAAAAGAATTTATGCGAACAGTTGGATGTCAGCAGAACATCACTTCGTGAGGCTTTGCGGGAACTGCAGGCCGAAGGCGTTCTAACTCACGTCTCTAATAAAGGTCTTACGGTCACCCGCATTACCCGCAGAGATGCCGAAAATATTTACCGCATTCGTGCCGATTTGGAAGCCCTGGTAGTCGAACAATGCGCCCAAAACGCCAGCGATGATGACATAGAAAATTTAGAGCAATATGCGGCTGAGTTAAAAACCGAATACTTAGCCGGTGACTTTATTCGGATCGTTGGATCAAAACGACGGTTTTATAATCTAATCTGTGAAGTCGCTGATAATTCGATTGCAATTAATCTGCTGAACCGGCTGACTTTACTGACTTCACAACTTCGCCGAGTCTCAATCGTGCGACCGGATCGACAGGCTGAAAGTGTCGGCGAAATCACAGATTTAATGGTTGCTCTTAAACGGCGTGATATTGCCTCGGCCCGCAAGTACGCGAAACTTCATGTTGAAAACGCCGCACTTTCAGCCTTATCATCTGCAGAATTCTGAAACAATATTAATAAATTTCAATAAGCTAGGAGGAATTATGAGTATTTTAGACGGTCAACGCGTTATCGCAATTGAGGAACATTACCTGGATCCGGATATTACCGCGCACTTCCATGGCAAAGACGCACGCGGCGGCGGCCCCTTGATTAAGAAGCTCGAAGATGTTGGCGCCGATCGCATCAAGAATATGGACGACTGCGGAATTGATTTTCAGATTTTGTCCCATGCCCCACCTGCAACCCAGCGTATGGACGGCAAGGAAGGCGTACCAGCAGCCATTGCCGCGAATAATAAATTGGCTGAAATGTGCAAAGCCTATCCGGATCGCTTGGGTGGATTTGCGATGTTACCAACGGGAGATGCGAAGGCATCCGCTGATGAGCTTGAACGTTGCGTTAATGATCTCGGCTTCAAAGGTGCCATGATCCATGGTCTCATTGGTGATGATCGGGACTTTATCGATAACCAAAAGTACTGGCCGATTTTTGAGCGGGCCGAGGCCTTGGATGTGCCCCTCTATATCCACCCGGCGATGCCACACCCGGCGGTGTTCGATGCCTATTTCAAGGACTACGCAGAGAAATTCCCTGCCTACGTTACCGCCGGTTGGGGTTTTACCATGGAGACAGCGACGGCTGGAATCAGGCTCGTTCTCTCTGGCGTGTTAGATAAGTACCCCGGAACAAAAATTATCCTCGGTCACTTAGGCGAAGGCCTGCCCTTCCTGATGTGGCGGATTGATATGGCGCTGAACCGCCCGGGCAATGATGGGGTTAAATTCCGCGAGTTGTTTACGAAACACTTCTACATCACCACCAGTGGCTTCTTTTCTGATCCCGCGTTGCTGTGCTGCATCCAGGAAATGAGCGTGGATAAAATTTTATTCTCTGTGGACTATCCCTTTGTTCCGAATGAACCCGGGCCGAAGTGGATGGAGAATTTGATGTTGAACATCGATGACAAAGCGAAAATTCTGCACGGAAACGCGGAGAAACTGCTCCGCATGTAACTTGCCGGGGGAAGGCCCTAATGAAGCGACCGGAGCGAGACAGAGACGGCCAGCAGTGGATCAATGATTATCTGCTAAAGGCCACCGGTCGGGCCGTCCATTACGAATTGGACGCCCGGGTCCTTCCCCCGCAAGCTAAAAGCATGGCCATGGTGTCAAAGTACGTCACCAAGGAAGCAGAACATGCAGAAAGACTGGCCAAGGCCGCCGAGGCCCATGGTGACCCCCTCAATGCCCGGGCCTACTACCGGATGGCCACAGAACATTACCGCGAAGCGCAGCACTTTGTTGTTCCTCCCTCATCTCCCAAGCGTTGGGACCTTTACGCTAAAACCAAGGAATGTGCGGCAAAGCTGTTCGAACTTGCCGATTATCCCATTGAAGCCGTAGAACTCGAGTCCGATGGCAAATCCTATCCTGGCGTCTTTCACCGCTTAGACGGCGATCAGCCCGCTCCTGCGGTTATTTTTATTCCCGGCATGGACATGACCAAGGAAAACTACCCCAACCCCCTCGATAACGAATTTCGACACTATGGCATGCATGTGCTCGCCATTGATGGCCCGGGGCAAGGCGAAGCATTGGAGCGCGGTCATTTCGTCACACCGACAAACCACATCGACGTCGCCAAGGCCGCGTTTGAATATTTAGCCGCGCGACCCGAAGTTGATGAAACCCGCATCGGCATCGCTGGGCGTAGCTTTGGGACATTCTGGTCCCTGCGCGCGGCGGCTGATGAGCCCAGATTAGCAGCAGTCGGTGGCGCTGTTGGGTGCTATTTCTGGGATCGACTAACCATTTTTGACGAAGCCCCAATCCGCTTTAAACAAGTGTTCATGGCGATGTCTGGCATGACCGATGAAGCCGAGTTCGACAAGATTTCAGAAGGCTACACATTAAAGGGCCATTCAGATCGGGTTGAATGCCCTGTCTTTATGGGCATCGGGGAATTCGACCCCCTGAACCCGATGGAAGATGCTGAAGCTGTATTCGACTCACTTTCAGGCGCCAAGGAAATGTGGATTTTCGAAGACCAATTTCATTCCGTCGCAACAAACAAATGTCTGATGGGACGCAATACATATAACTTCATCGCTGAGTGGATGCGCCGCGCACTAGACGGAAAA is a window from the Rhodospirillaceae bacterium genome containing:
- a CDS encoding GntR family transcriptional regulator; this translates as MGEVVELGLTPLHHEVASLRIKIIEALRQAIEQGVLQPGARLVEKNLCEQLDVSRTSLREALRELQAEGVLTHVSNKGLTVTRITRRDAENIYRIRADLEALVVEQCAQNASDDDIENLEQYAAELKTEYLAGDFIRIVGSKRRFYNLICEVADNSIAINLLNRLTLLTSQLRRVSIVRPDRQAESVGEITDLMVALKRRDIASARKYAKLHVENAALSALSSAEF
- a CDS encoding amidohydrolase — protein: MSILDGQRVIAIEEHYLDPDITAHFHGKDARGGGPLIKKLEDVGADRIKNMDDCGIDFQILSHAPPATQRMDGKEGVPAAIAANNKLAEMCKAYPDRLGGFAMLPTGDAKASADELERCVNDLGFKGAMIHGLIGDDRDFIDNQKYWPIFERAEALDVPLYIHPAMPHPAVFDAYFKDYAEKFPAYVTAGWGFTMETATAGIRLVLSGVLDKYPGTKIILGHLGEGLPFLMWRIDMALNRPGNDGVKFRELFTKHFYITTSGFFSDPALLCCIQEMSVDKILFSVDYPFVPNEPGPKWMENLMLNIDDKAKILHGNAEKLLRM
- a CDS encoding prolyl oligopeptidase family serine peptidase translates to MKRPERDRDGQQWINDYLLKATGRAVHYELDARVLPPQAKSMAMVSKYVTKEAEHAERLAKAAEAHGDPLNARAYYRMATEHYREAQHFVVPPSSPKRWDLYAKTKECAAKLFELADYPIEAVELESDGKSYPGVFHRLDGDQPAPAVIFIPGMDMTKENYPNPLDNEFRHYGMHVLAIDGPGQGEALERGHFVTPTNHIDVAKAAFEYLAARPEVDETRIGIAGRSFGTFWSLRAAADEPRLAAVGGAVGCYFWDRLTIFDEAPIRFKQVFMAMSGMTDEAEFDKISEGYTLKGHSDRVECPVFMGIGEFDPLNPMEDAEAVFDSLSGAKEMWIFEDQFHSVATNKCLMGRNTYNFIAEWMRRALDGKISSSHQKKTFIKNNGEGLYAE